Below is a genomic region from Camelus dromedarius isolate mCamDro1 chromosome 25, mCamDro1.pat, whole genome shotgun sequence.
GTATTTACTCACGTGACTGGTCCACAGCCTGGGCTCGCAGGTTTTCTGGGTTGACTGTCCTATGCTGTGTCAGCAGTTTTGCAAGACTGGATTTTCGTCTCTTATGATTCTTACCAGTAGTTTTTAGGTAAAGCGTGTTTTTACTGTATGACTCATTGGGCTCTCTGGCATGGATAAAAGACTTTTGTTCAGGGGAGAAGGGGGTTAGGACATCATGGGCCACTGTTGCCCTGCTCTCTTCAAGGCAGGATTGTTTATAAACTGTTCTTGACAACGGGATGGTTTTCTTCAGAAAACCACCCCACCTTCCTTGCTATTTTGTCAGAATTCTGGCCCCTTAAAATGTCACAAAGGCTCTTTGATTTTCTTACCAGCatcaaagaaaatgtatatatcttgctccctccctttctcccctcaaGTTATCTGAATTTATTCCCCTGGTTGAACAACTTAGTTGTTCTTCCTTTATCTCagctttttttcctgttgttctcTCTGATTTCAGTTTGCTCCCGAAGCCTGCCATCTCAGGCCACTGCACTGCTGGATTTCGGACAGGCACTCTGGTGCTACCACGTAGCTCCTCATACTAATTCCCACCGTTTCCTCCTAGGCTGCCAAGAGATCGCAGAGGAGTTTCGTTCCCAGGAGATTGACGGACAGGCCCTCTTATTACTTAAAGAGGAACATCTCATGAGTGCCATGAACATCAAGCTGGGCCCGGCCCTCAAGATCTGCGCCAAGATAAATGTCCTCAAGGAGACCTAAGGTGGCCCTCTTGCACAAACCAGCCCAAGGCAGACACTCCCCACTGTCCAGGTTATGACCTGGTGTCAGCAGACTTCACAGGGAAGAAAGAGCTGTTCCAATTATGTAAACCTTCCGTAGAGTGGATTACTGAGACGGGGAAGAACAGTGCGAGGCTTGGTCGCTGGTGCTACATGGCGGCAGCTCTGACATTTCTCTGGgttctactttgttttttaaaatctgtaccaTTCTCACCTCCCCCGATCCAGTCTTTACAAAAGAGGCAGTCTGGAGGACTAGGACTGCTCAGCCTTATCCCAGAGCGGGGTGTCTAGCCAGGGTCTCGGTCCTCCAGGAGGAGGAGTGTACGGTGCCGGGGGCCAGGAGGTGGCTGGGATGTAGGTGTGCCTCAGCCGCGCGGGAGGCAGGGTTTTTCCAGCTTGTGTGACACAAGTAGCAGAATCCGGtgccccctcttccctctggatTGTCCGACTGTAGCTGTGGCTGAGTTGTGCTGTCCCTCCCTTAGTACTGAACGTTCTCTCCTGCATCCGTGGCAGGGTCACCAGCCAGGGCAGAGACTTGGCTGGCACCGTCCTGATTAGCTGCAGGGACTGTTTGGCACGCATGTGGCGGTTGCCATCCTTTCTGCATCCCCTGCTCCCTTCCAGTTTATCTGTTGTCTTCTGCCCTCCCTTTCCCATTCCTACTCTGCTCTGTCCTATAGCTTTATAAAGCAGGAGCGCGTGGGGCTGAGGTCAGGCGTAGAAGTACCTGCCTTAGGCGCTATTCCTTAtacaacaaaaaatattaaatattttttttttccctcctcagtaaaaggatgaaaattgGTCTTGGCTGTCTTACTCCATCATTCCAGTGTATCTACCCTCTTCTTTCACACAAATGAGTAGGccaacatgttttttttttttttaatcttttaagtgtttttgtacaaaaagtgtattttttttttgcatttttaaaacaccagggtgtggggaaggaatgcaaacaaataatgaaaaagatgcttttataacattatttccctgtttagaaagaaaaaaaaaatcattccattgGATTTAAAAGTCTGAAGAGGaaataacttcattttcttctctaaagGCTAGAAAGGCCCCTGCCTGTTGATCCCAGCCTCTCGTGCCCAGCGGAGCTACGTTACTCTCCAGTGGCCCAGGGTCACTATCACAGAAAGATCAGGCCAGGTTTCTGGGCACATGGCCTTACTTAACAGCAAGGTGGAGGCATCAGAGGATAAGAACCTCTCCCTACTGAAAGGATGTGGGCAAGAAGACACTTCCCTGAGCCAGAAGGGGGCAGGTGTGGCAGCATCCACACCCGGAGTAGAAGGTGGCAGAGCCCTCGGTGCCCCACTTCTGGGAAAAGTCAAAATGACATGCCTGCGAAGGGAAAGTGCAACATATTTAGAAATTCTGGTAGAGGGAAGTATCTGAGGAGTCAGAAAAGCTTTGCCAGCTTTTACTACAAGTGGGAAAAGAAAGCCATCAGGGAGATCCCACTACAACATAAACAGGCTTCCCTTTTCTGGAACCCTGGTGGCATAGGAGGTCAATTTCAGTTTCCCTTTCCAACGGACTGGACTTCTGGATCAGGCATTTTGGCTACAAGTGGACCAATAATCTAAGACTACAATCCAGGGCCCAGTTCCAGCTGTGAAGTCACTCCAACGCCAGCAAATGAAGTGTGGTACCTTGTAGTCCTCTAACTGGGAAATTTCACATCTTCCCCATCACAGTCCGAGAGGTGGGAGAATTAAGTCTATGACATCTCCAGGCTCAGACCAAATGGCAGTACTTGGAATGCAACCAAGTAATCACTGCAAAATAGTTCCAAGCAGCAAGAAATTACATCCAGATTCTCATGGAGACTACTGTAGGGTGCAGAGCAACAGCATGAAAGCAATCAAACTGTATAAATaatgtttctttgccttttttcttttcaaaaagaaatccaGTGTCTCAAAAACTTgtgaaaatgtgtttaaaaaagaaagggtCAAGGAGCCTGCCACACCCTTTTGTTCCCATAACTCTCCTGCTGTACCTTCTGATAGTGAGAGAGGGTGCAACAGCCTCTCCTGCCGTCGGCCTGTGGCACCGTCTCTGTCCTACAATTGCACCTCAAGAGGGACAGCAAAACAGGAAGCAAAGGGAAGGTGTTTCTACCACTGAGAAGTGGGTGCAAACCAAAAGCAAACCGGAAAGCAAGAGCAGTATTAAGGGGGAGATGAGGGACCGGAGTGGAGGCTGCTTTAGAAATCTGGCTGAGTATGCTTTGGTTTGGGGGCTGAAGAAGCTGGACATTTAAAGTGCGATCACATCGGTAATAAATGGTCATCCCTTTCTTCTGACTCCTCCCCCAGCTGGTCATCCCCCACACCGCGGTACGCAGCAGGCACGTTTCGGGGTTTAGATCGGCACACAAAGTCACAGCCGTcctgaagggaaaaaggaaaggaaggaagtgaTCATTTGGAATAAGCAACTTTAGGGTAAGACAAAGGATATTAATGGTCTAAGAATGTGGCAAGAATTAGTTTTTTTCTGGGGATAATGAAGAGAAAACTCCAAAGCCCAAGGATTAGCCTAAACTGCACAAGGAGACAGCAGTAAAGTTCTAATCAGGCCGCCGCCTCTCCCCGCCCAGGCCCCTGGCAGCTGTAGCGGACTTCTCAACCTGAAACAGCATGGCTCTTCCGGCCAGGTCTCAGCAGGGCCAGACACTAAGGTGCGACGCTACTTACTACTCTGCACTAGGGCAACTGTCTCGGTTTGCCGGGACTTTTGTGGTTTTAGCACCCAAAGTCCTGTGTCTCAGGAAACCTCTCAGTCTGGGCAAACCAGGATGGCTGGTCCTTCAACCCTGCATGCAGGCCACGACTTAGCCAGCTGCCCTGGTACTTACTGCTACCAGGTTGCCAAGATCCTGCCAGAAGGCTAAGTGAGGAAACTGCTCCATTCCTTTGGCTCCCACCACCAGTCGCTGGTACAGGAACCCCCCAATGATATAAACAGCGACCAGTGATGCAAACCTGTTAGGGAGAAAGACGTCTATACTTCAAAACCAAGAAACAGTGAAACCCAGTAAAGATAATCTCTACATTCATTGTTAGCCGTGttccataaaaatgaaagagggaaaaaaaaggtagtCATGTTAATGAAAAGGGACTGGTAGCTTCCTTAGAAAACCAACTAGTACTGTCAGTCTGAGAAACACAAAaggctcagaaaaaaataaaattgtcactcTGGCTTAGGGCTGAGAATAGTCACTAGTAGATACACAACTCCATTTCTTCAAAAGTTCTAACAATCTAATGGGATAGTACGAAAAACTGTCCAGCTCCCCAGAAGGGAAAAAACCCACCTCCAAACGCAAATACTTACTGGGGACAAAACAGTCTCACTTTTCAAAATGTGCGCAGAGTTTAAAGAGGATTTTCCCAAAGTTCTTCCCCCTCCAATTATGTTTTGTACCCATATACCTCCAAATAattgttgagttaaaaaaaaggCTTGGACTGATACAGGAAAAGGACTCACGTGACAAGTAAGACGGAGCCCACGCTGAGGTGGGAGACCTCCGGGGAGCAGGCCAGGCTGCTATCCATCTCAAAGAGGTAGAAACAGTCTTGGACTTTGCCTCGCTCCTCAGACACAGGGTTAAAATTGTCCTGATGGTGAGAGGACAGAACACAACGTTTATGTGGTAAAGTGTTTTTTTTGAGGCCTgtctgaaaaaaagaacaaaccccCCCCAAAATCCCCAAAACATCTGCTTTCTCCTGCTTCAAAAACCTATTTTCCATGAATGATGGAAGACGGGTGTCTACGACTCAGGGAAAAACTGAACCTCCAGTTTTCTCTGATGCATCCCAATGATCCTGTTCCCTCCAGACAGTCTCTCCCACTGAGAGGTCAGTCCCTTCATGGCCCCTCTAGGCTCCTATGCCCCAGGGTGCCTCACCGCCAGGGTGCGTCGATTGCAGGAGATCATCACCACTGCCCGGCGCTGCTCCTTGCCACAGTGATTGTCATATTCATCACCCCCTTTATAGATCAGCATGATCCAATTACCTGAGGAGGGACAAGGAAAATGGAGCTTTGGGGCAGGGGACAAGCAGAGGCAGACCTGGGCACTGCGGTAGAGTGGACCTGAGTTCAGTGAAATTGGCTTTAATTAAAATAACCCTTATCAGCATGAGCTCCATGTACCAGAAATACCGGTTAGAACGTGCTTCCTTACAACAGCTTTGCATTCCCTCTTTAAGAGAACTGAGAATCAGATATTCATACAAGAACAATCATAATTTTCCACATTAAAGGTAGGCAACCAATAGTGCAAATACAATTATGATCTATCCCCTAATCATGATTCGCATTTTCTGAACACCTGCTGACATCAAAAGATGAGGTGACATACCATTACTGGGTGGCAAGCGAACGTCTAAGATTTTAAATTAACCACACATAAATTCAAAGTGGATGATTTTTAAGACTTGGGGAAGGGGGTTCTCTCCTTCTTTAGTAttttctgtgttcaaatttcttttacaaaatatcATTTGATTCAGTAATAATGTGAGTGAATAGGGTAAGGATTTTGCTTCTAATTTTGcatatgaaaaaacaaagtaaaaaaggagaaatgataTTTCAAAGTCACAGGACAAATAAATATGAGCTGGGTCAAAATTCCAGTCTTCTGATCTCTAGCCCCAAActcttgacatttttttttttttggttttttcttttcttttttttttttttttgacattttttaaaattatgttacttACAGGAGCAGCAATCTGCACTAAATAACTTACTCGTCTGcttaaggaaggaaaacagaccACAGTTGCTCACATAGTCCCTTCTAGCAATAAGATTTATGACTTGAGAAATACCACCCTAACTCAAGTTGGGGGGGGAGATTTTTGTAGACtgactggtttttaaaaaagcttgatctcactttaaaacaaacacataaatgtCCTGAGCCTTGGCTGCAGGACTGTGGAACAAGGCACCCTGTGGTTTGCAGGTATCTCAGGTGTGCTGAACCACACACACCATCTGATGCACTGCAGGGACCGGGCAGGGCTGAGACAGGACTGTCAGAGGGACTGACCTGGGATCCATAACTAATCAACAGGGAGAGTCTTACTTCCATTGAAGATGTGAGTCTCGTTGAGTCTCCCCACGACTGTCTCCTTCCCGCTACTCTTGCTGATCTGCACCAGGCCTGCCCCGGAGCTGTGGTTGCCAGCTTCTCGGCACACCCTGAACATGTAGACGTACGTGTCTGAGCCCTGGCCCACGGTGCTCTCAAAGCTGCAAGGAGAAgtgaggagacagaagagggcaGTTACTGGCTGTCAGCCTTAAGAAGAGCAGCCTCCTtttaaccaccaccaccaaaaaggTGCCTTCAATTTATTTACCTGATGTCACAGCAGATGTAATGGTGAATCACACCTGCTGCACCACGAGGTCCCCACGACCTGACAGACCCTGACCACACCCTAAATGCTGCTGCTGACTGATTAAAACAGCACCCAAGACGGCGTGTATTCTAGGTATTTCCAGAGTAACTGCTCTAGACTATGCTAAAGTGTTAGCTACTACTTCCCAGTGAGTAAGGGTCTATGTTCATGAGACACTCCTTAGTTCCTTAAAGATGATCTCCAGATTCACGTACCCAAGATTCCTGACACTTATGATGACACATACAGGCCTCCGTATGTTCATCTGGTACTTctaaggtcctactgcatagacGTATCAAATGCTGCTTTTTAATTTCCTATAAGCTGGCCCATTGGACCCAGTCTTGGAAACGGCTACTCTTTTGCATAAGATGCCTGCACATGGCTACTGAGCACTGGGCCGAGCGCCTGCTCTGTATCCTAAAGGAGAGCAAGATGTCACGGCCCAGGAAGACCAACGCTGCCGAAGTTTAGGTTAGAACCATCTCTCAGGGCAGGTTATGATACATGTACCCCCTACATATCTGGtagaaatactaaaataaaatcagtgagaggaaaaaaagattctttaataaaGTCATTTTCAAGCCTTTAAGGTTCTTCTCATTTACCTTTTGTTATACAGCGGCTTCAGCCTCTTCAGCAGAGCCAGTTCGTTCTCTGACTCTTTACCCTTTTCTCCCACCAGGTCGCATGTTTTTTCTTCCGTCTGCCAGGAGTCCCTCACCGCCCCGgccagcagcaggagcaggagcgGTCCGGTCCTCCAGGAGCGGCAGAAGGGGCGCATCCTTttgggggaaggcagggaggggggagatgagaagagaagggaaagagagaaagcataTGAATATGCGATTAAtgaatggcatttaaaaaaacttttaatcttcCATCCATCACCTACATTACACTAGTCAGGTTTCTTCATTATCATGAAGTTGGgctttattttcttatctctaGTTCAAGATTTTAGCTGTCACCAATGTTCTTTTTGCCATCctttaatattcaaaactgaCTTCCTAAGTCTCTgggttcctctttttcttcttaaaacttattttaaaagcttctccCCAGCTGACTCCCTTGTCTGACACCACTGCTCACCTCCTGTCCTCCCAGTGTCCTTTCAGGACAGGGCCACAACGTGCATTCAACAAAGAGGACAGCATGGGCCTTGGTGAAGAGTTACTGTCTACAGATTGTCGATGATTTCTGCAAGGTGTGCATACAACAGGAGTATCTCTGGGGGTggcggtatagctcagtggtagagcacatgcttagtatgtgCAAGATCcggggttcaatctccagtacccccacgaaagaaaaaaaaaagaagagtatcTCGACTTGGGAAAAAGACAACTTTTTTGTCCTAGAAACTGTCAGAAGAACCAGTCAATGGCCTAGAGAATACGAAGGTGCCACTAATGAACAGCATTTTGAATCTGCAGAAACAGTAAGATTCTCTGGCATATGCAACAAATAGAACCTCATAACATGTCTGAGTCAAGAGCACCCATGTTAGgaaattcatatatttatcaCTTTCAGCCTAACTCATAGGCAAGTCTTTCAGCACAAACTACAAAggtgagaagagagaaaggaaagaacaaaaaagaattaattatGACAGCCTGGTGGAGACATCCTTGCCTCTTTACCGTCTGGTGAAAAGTTGGATTGAGATGTCTCATTATTTAAAGTTTAATACTAGTTCCTAAATACTGCTAAAGCCAGTGACTCTCCCTAAGATAATACtcaaattaaaatgaacacttgCTAAGGACTAGTtggaagttattaaaaaaaaagatgtaaaataaagaaagagactCGCATACTCTGGGCTCTAACCCCTCATTTTAATATTCAGGAGCATCCAACAGTCTGCGTTCATCTTCACCGTAAGAATGATGAGCAGAGATAAACACAGCCACAGTGCCAGAATCTCAGCATCGATCTGCTCTAGTGTCTCATCTCTGAAAAATCATTCAATCATTTAAACAACAGGAACAGAATTCACTAGGTCAAAATGAGTGGTTTGAAGATATTCCAAAACTCACCTCAGGCTCCACAAGTCATGAATCTCAAGAGTTTCTAGATTTCCAGTAAGTACAGCTGTCTTCCTACAATTCCAAATTGCTGACCATTCTTGGGAATCATCAAGCCACCTTACAAAATTAGCAAATCAACTCACCTGCCACTGGTACTGCTCTAGGAGTGGAAACGTGTGGCTGTTTCccaaactcattttcttttctctaatctCATCTTTACACCCAGGCTACTGATTTACCCTTGCAAAAGAATTCACTCTGGTGTCTATGATCCAGGCCACTGCTACTTGTTAATTTCCTAACAGTATCACCAATTTTCCTGATACAAAGATTCAATTCTCCCAAACTTTTCTCATTTATGGTAAAATGCTTCCATACTACAAGTCTCGACTTTGGCTCAAATACTCTTTCAGAGTCCTCTAATTCGTTTTCATACTGTTTCAAATGACTCCATTGCACTTTAAGAATATAAAACTTGAAATAGGCAGAATTTAATGGGTACTAGTAAGTACCTGAATAAATTTTCTCCACTCTCCTAAATGAAGTTACATTTGACTTTCTGTTTCCCACATTCTACTGTGCTTGGGAAGTTGTCTCTCTGACTTGGTGTACTCCAAACATTAATTCAGTGTAGTTTACTAAGATGTTTTCCTAGAATAATTACGGCCAGCCACAAAGTCTGAAGCCCCCATAAACACATTCAAAGCATAAGCAGGAAAAAGCAGAGTGCTTGCTTTTTGCCAGGGACTGTCTGATGCACTTAACATTCATTAACTGATTAAGCCTTAAACAACAACCCTATGCagtaaatacaattatttttcttattttacagataagaaaacagacacagcTAGCGGAGTGAAGCAGATAGTCTTAGCTCCCAGTTCACGGTCTACCCTTAGCCACTACACGTGCATCTtctttcacattaattttttgGGGATTAGAGTAAGCAaagacttgcttttttttttttttt
It encodes:
- the M6PR gene encoding cation-dependent mannose-6-phosphate receptor isoform X1, producing MRPFCRSWRTGPLLLLLLAGAVRDSWQTEEKTCDLVGEKGKESENELALLKRLKPLYNKSFESTVGQGSDTYVYMFRVCREAGNHSSGAGLVQISKSSGKETVVGRLNETHIFNGSNWIMLIYKGGDEYDNHCGKEQRRAVVMISCNRRTLADNFNPVSEERGKVQDCFYLFEMDSSLACSPEVSHLSVGSVLLVTTAVTLCADLNPETCLLRTAVWGMTSWGRSQKKGMTIYYRCDRTLNVQLLQPPNQSILSQISKAASTPVPHLPLNTALAFRFAFGLHPLLSGRNTFPLLPVLLSLLRCNCRTETVPQADGRRGCCTLSHYQKVQQESYGNKRVWQAP
- the M6PR gene encoding cation-dependent mannose-6-phosphate receptor isoform X2; protein product: MRPFCRSWRTGPLLLLLLAGAVRDSWQTEEKTCDLVGEKGKESENELALLKRLKPLYNKSFESTVGQGSDTYVYMFRVCREAGNHSSGAGLVQISKSSGKETVVGRLNETHIFNGSNWIMLIYKGGDEYDNHCGKEQRRAVVMISCNRRTLADNFNPVSEERGKVQDCFYLFEMDSSLACSPEVSHLSVGSVLLVTFASLVAVYIIGGFLYQRLVVGAKGMEQFPHLAFWQDLGNLVADGCDFVCRSKPRNVPAAYRGVGDDQLGEESEERDDHLLPM